The Carnobacterium mobile DSM 4848 genome includes a window with the following:
- a CDS encoding lipopolysaccharide biosynthesis protein — protein MRTANSMKNVAVVLIGQILNILLSFGSRIVFVKMLNAEYLGVNGLFTDVLSILSLAELGFGSAIIYGLYKPLAVNNESKIKALMNFYSRVYRLIGFSVLGLGLVLLPFLNVIIKDAPAISNLNLIFLLYLANSVVTYFYAYKRSLIIADQKNYIVTFYKSGFFAVVTIVQVVILLVTQNFILYLLVKIIFSLIENILLSRKADILYPFLKDKNKEKLAVADRKAIFRNVKAMMYHRIGSVVVEGTDNILISSIVGIVWVGFYSNYSLIIGAINSIVNQIFESVTASVGNLNVVESEDKSFDIYKVMLFLNFWIFGFCAISLWILFNPFITLWLGSNFVMNHWIVALIVINFYTKGFRKATLVFKDAYGLFWNDRYKPVAEATVNLIASVILAKYYGIAGILLGTFISSMTTVFWIEPLVLYKNGFKRSVFDYFKRYAKYAGATFCAAGLTSLAGSFAGEQGINSFILKAFMCLIIPNTFFLLLFYRADEFKYVMEMLRGLFKRKKLAKVNHSE, from the coding sequence ATGAGAACAGCGAACTCTATGAAAAATGTAGCCGTTGTATTAATTGGACAAATACTGAATATCTTGTTGTCTTTCGGTTCACGTATCGTCTTTGTTAAAATGCTGAATGCTGAATATTTGGGAGTTAACGGCTTATTTACGGATGTTTTATCGATTCTTTCTCTTGCAGAACTCGGTTTTGGTTCAGCCATTATTTATGGGTTGTATAAACCGCTAGCAGTTAATAATGAAAGTAAGATAAAAGCCTTAATGAATTTCTACTCTCGAGTGTACCGATTGATTGGTTTTTCAGTTTTAGGATTGGGATTAGTTTTACTACCTTTTTTAAATGTCATTATTAAAGATGCTCCTGCTATTTCTAATTTGAATTTGATTTTTCTGCTTTATTTAGCAAACTCAGTGGTGACATACTTTTACGCTTATAAACGTTCTTTAATTATTGCAGATCAGAAGAATTACATTGTCACATTTTACAAAAGCGGCTTCTTTGCAGTTGTAACTATTGTTCAAGTCGTCATCTTGTTAGTGACACAAAACTTCATTTTGTATTTGCTAGTAAAGATCATCTTTTCTCTGATTGAAAATATTCTATTATCGCGAAAAGCAGATATTCTTTATCCTTTTTTAAAAGATAAAAATAAAGAAAAATTAGCAGTAGCTGACCGTAAAGCCATTTTCCGTAATGTTAAAGCGATGATGTACCACCGGATAGGTTCCGTAGTAGTTGAAGGTACAGATAATATTCTTATTTCTTCAATTGTAGGAATTGTATGGGTAGGTTTTTATTCAAATTATTCTTTAATTATCGGGGCAATCAATTCTATCGTAAACCAAATCTTTGAATCGGTCACCGCAAGTGTTGGGAATTTAAATGTCGTTGAAAGTGAAGATAAATCATTCGATATTTATAAAGTTATGCTTTTTCTGAATTTTTGGATTTTCGGGTTTTGTGCGATTTCGCTCTGGATACTGTTTAATCCCTTTATCACATTATGGCTAGGCTCCAATTTTGTAATGAACCACTGGATCGTAGCTTTGATCGTAATCAATTTTTATACAAAAGGATTTAGAAAAGCAACCTTGGTGTTTAAAGATGCCTATGGGTTGTTTTGGAATGATCGCTATAAACCCGTAGCAGAAGCAACGGTTAATTTGATTGCTTCAGTGATCTTAGCTAAATACTATGGAATTGCAGGGATTTTATTGGGAACTTTTATTAGCAGTATGACGACTGTTTTTTGGATTGAGCCGTTAGTCTTGTATAAGAATGGGTTTAAGCGCAGTGTTTTTGACTATTTTAAACGTTATGCAAAATATGCTGGAGCCACGTTCTGTGCGGCAGGATTGACAAGCCTGGCCGGTTCGTTTGCAGGAGAGCAAGGGATAAATTCTTTTATCCTTAAAGCATTTATGTGTTTGATTATTCCAAATACTTTCTTCCTGTTGCTTTTTTACCGGGCTGATGAGTTCAAATATGTAATGGAAATGCTGAGAGGGCTGTTTAAAAGAAAAAAATTAGCTAAAGTAAACCATTCAGAATAA
- a CDS encoding beta-1,6-N-acetylglucosaminyltransferase, which yields MNTRHAYLIMAHHQFDVLERLISQLDDERNDIYLHIDKKVSHFDFKKIRSLALKSSVYFVPRINVNWGGYSQIQCELILLKAAVQRNYRYYHLLSGSDLPLKTQDEIHTFFQYYDGIEFVHFSKETKPEMKKIYSRISRYHLFQDTASRFSFKKLRFYTTALDKSVLLFQRIIRTNRLKQAPFTLKFGSSWFSITDECANFVISKEPWIEQFFSRSKCADELFLQTLLYHSPFKKRLSVKRSDQEQYSNMRKIDWGKKPKRKNPSIWTETDYGNLVSSEALFARKFDSAVDSTIIESLCMYLDSKKFTQQETNRRQERDVLNS from the coding sequence GTGAATACTAGACACGCTTATCTGATAATGGCTCATCATCAATTTGATGTATTGGAACGCTTGATTTCTCAATTAGATGATGAAAGAAATGATATTTATCTTCATATTGATAAAAAAGTTAGTCATTTTGATTTTAAAAAGATTCGTTCGCTTGCTTTAAAATCATCGGTTTATTTTGTTCCTCGAATCAATGTAAATTGGGGAGGATACAGTCAAATTCAGTGTGAACTGATTTTATTGAAGGCAGCAGTCCAACGAAATTATCGTTATTATCACTTGCTGTCTGGTTCTGATCTGCCTTTAAAGACACAAGATGAAATTCATACTTTTTTTCAATACTATGATGGCATCGAGTTTGTCCACTTTTCAAAGGAGACTAAACCGGAAATGAAAAAAATTTACTCGCGTATTTCACGTTATCATTTGTTTCAAGATACCGCTTCAAGATTTTCTTTTAAAAAGCTGCGGTTTTATACTACTGCTTTGGATAAAAGTGTTTTGCTTTTTCAACGAATCATTAGAACCAATCGGCTAAAGCAAGCCCCTTTTACTTTGAAATTCGGGTCTTCTTGGTTTAGCATTACCGATGAATGTGCAAACTTTGTTATTTCAAAAGAACCATGGATCGAACAATTCTTTTCCCGTTCTAAGTGCGCAGATGAATTGTTTTTACAAACGTTACTTTATCACTCTCCTTTTAAAAAACGATTATCCGTTAAAAGAAGCGACCAGGAACAATACAGTAATATGCGCAAAATCGATTGGGGAAAAAAGCCGAAAAGAAAAAATCCTTCTATTTGGACAGAAACTGATTATGGAAATTTAGTGTCTTCTGAAGCTTTATTTGCTCGGAAATTTGATTCAGCGGTTGATTCAACTATCATTGAATCACTATGTATGTATTTGGATAGTAAAAAATTCACACAACAAGAGACGAACAGAAGACAAGAACGAGATGTACTCAATAGTTGA
- a CDS encoding glycosyltransferase gives MEKVLMLASVSSMIYQFNMPNIRLLLKQGYEVHVAANFEQGSPTSRENVNEFKQELAQLGVIYHQVDCKRGAGDLTSHIHSFRQIRKLLLTHHFSFIHCHTPITGALTRIAARKMGVPVIYTAHGFHFFDGAPMKNWLFYPIERVLSKYTDVLVTINQEDFNRANQDFKMKNIQYIPGVGLNTSAFRDVIVDKKQVRSEIGIPEDAILMFSVGEVTSRKNHETAIRALAKAENKKLYYIICGQGKLEAHLKHLSKELGIEERVLLLGFRKDIAQLCKSSDIYVFPSQREGLGIAAIEGMASGLPLISSYVNGIRDYTRNEETGFCLDPFDVEGFAKAMDKLGGDSDLRHIIGKKNSEAAKRFDIKNVNNLMEHIYLEMSYTTAPKAELLMNKEQIKVE, from the coding sequence ATCCATGATTTATCAATTTAATATGCCGAATATTCGTCTATTGCTCAAACAAGGGTATGAAGTTCATGTAGCCGCAAATTTTGAACAAGGCAGTCCTACTTCTAGAGAAAATGTCAATGAGTTTAAACAAGAATTAGCGCAATTAGGTGTTATTTATCACCAAGTTGATTGTAAACGAGGAGCAGGAGATTTAACTTCTCATATTCATTCATTCAGGCAAATTAGAAAACTACTGCTGACCCATCATTTTTCTTTTATTCATTGTCACACTCCTATAACGGGAGCTTTAACAAGAATAGCAGCAAGGAAGATGGGGGTCCCGGTAATCTATACAGCGCATGGTTTTCATTTTTTTGACGGCGCTCCAATGAAGAATTGGTTGTTTTATCCAATAGAAAGAGTGTTATCCAAATACACAGATGTACTAGTAACAATCAACCAAGAGGATTTTAACCGAGCTAATCAAGATTTTAAAATGAAAAATATTCAGTACATTCCAGGAGTTGGATTAAATACTAGCGCTTTTCGCGACGTGATCGTAGATAAAAAGCAAGTACGTTCAGAGATAGGAATACCGGAAGATGCCATATTGATGTTTTCAGTTGGAGAAGTTACTAGCAGAAAAAATCATGAAACGGCTATTCGGGCATTGGCTAAGGCAGAAAATAAAAAACTTTATTATATTATTTGCGGTCAAGGAAAACTAGAAGCTCATTTAAAACATTTGTCAAAAGAATTGGGAATTGAAGAGCGTGTTTTGCTATTAGGATTTAGGAAAGACATTGCTCAATTATGTAAGTCTTCAGATATTTATGTTTTCCCTTCTCAAAGAGAAGGACTGGGGATAGCAGCGATTGAAGGAATGGCAAGCGGGTTGCCATTGATTTCATCCTATGTTAACGGTATTAGAGATTATACGCGTAATGAAGAAACCGGCTTTTGTTTAGATCCTTTTGATGTTGAAGGGTTTGCCAAAGCAATGGATAAGTTAGGTGGAGATTCTGATTTAAGACACATAATCGGCAAAAAGAATAGTGAAGCTGCTAAACGGTTTGATATCAAAAATGTAAATAATCTGATGGAACATATTTATCTGGAAATGAGTTATACTACTGCACCGAAAGCAGAGCTTTTGATGAATAAAGAACAAATAAAAGTTGAGTAA
- a CDS encoding glycosyltransferase family 2 protein, protein MSQPKISIILPVYNTEQFLDTCLTSILNQTFKEIEVICVDDGSPDNSLRFLKKMAKKDERIKVISQQNQGVSEARNHALQYVNGEFLMYIDSDDWIELDTCEIAYRAALEEKADVVLWSYIREYANNPKPKEIFKQEKIVFEQSEVASKLHRRMVGLVGKELEKPENADAIVTSWGKLYRTALIKENQIKFINTKIIGTEDALFNIYVFGYVTKAVYLNRHLYHYRKDNEISLTSLYKERLFTQTQMKFDLIEKYLSEFNLNEDYVTALNNRIALSLVELGLNVLMSERKMIEKIRELKKILSTERYKTAYQHLDNRYFPIHWKVFYRCAESNFATGVYGLIWLISKLRNGNRPAKNTDSTHTPLQTEMR, encoded by the coding sequence ATGTCACAGCCAAAAATCAGTATTATTTTACCTGTTTACAATACCGAACAGTTTCTTGATACGTGCTTAACCAGCATTTTAAATCAAACGTTTAAAGAGATTGAAGTCATTTGTGTAGATGATGGTTCTCCTGACAATAGTTTACGTTTCTTAAAAAAAATGGCTAAAAAAGATGAACGAATAAAAGTAATTAGTCAGCAAAATCAAGGAGTCTCTGAAGCTAGAAACCATGCTTTACAATATGTTAATGGAGAGTTTTTAATGTACATCGATAGCGATGACTGGATTGAGCTGGATACTTGTGAAATAGCCTATCGTGCGGCTTTGGAGGAGAAAGCAGACGTTGTCTTATGGTCTTACATCAGAGAATATGCCAACAATCCTAAGCCTAAAGAAATATTTAAACAAGAAAAGATCGTTTTCGAACAGTCGGAAGTAGCTTCAAAGCTGCATAGACGTATGGTTGGATTGGTAGGAAAAGAACTAGAAAAACCGGAAAATGCTGATGCTATTGTAACTTCTTGGGGGAAATTATATAGAACGGCTCTTATCAAAGAAAACCAAATCAAATTCATCAATACAAAAATTATCGGTACAGAAGATGCCTTGTTTAATATATATGTCTTTGGTTATGTCACAAAAGCCGTTTATCTTAACCGTCATTTGTATCACTACCGGAAAGATAATGAAATTTCTCTAACTTCTCTTTATAAAGAACGACTATTTACTCAAACTCAAATGAAATTTGATTTAATAGAAAAATACCTCTCTGAATTCAATCTTAATGAGGATTATGTAACAGCGTTAAACAATCGTATAGCTCTATCTTTGGTTGAATTAGGCTTAAATGTTTTAATGAGCGAACGAAAAATGATCGAAAAGATAAGAGAGTTAAAAAAAATATTATCAACTGAACGGTATAAAACAGCATACCAACACTTAGACAACCGCTATTTTCCGATTCATTGGAAAGTCTTCTATCGCTGTGCTGAATCTAACTTTGCCACCGGAGTATATGGGCTTATTTGGCTCATTAGCAAATTGAGAAACGGCAATCGTCCAGCAAAAAATACAGATTCTACCCATACTCCATTGCAAACGGAAATGAGGTGA
- a CDS encoding glycosyltransferase, producing the protein MKKAVFVVKSLTNGGIEHSLVNLINHLEHYEITLLLSKNVAPLLPLIKKPIKVKYLTDKGNGIDTRIYLKEAYKRKQWMSLLNASWRIGFYLVSKDMIPLNNYYLKSYPMEDEEYDIAVAYDGGLRATSSYVIQKIKAKKKIMWVHEDYSKLVQAEKRTGGTVFTHFDQIFCVSKGAKEKFDELYPELIEKTSVFYSIYSKNDFYAKAENKQSHYDYPGMKILTVARLGEEKGHDLIPAVISRLKAEGYNFHWYLIGDDDGVKAKLEKEIKSRELSAYLTLMGGMKNPFPYYRDCDIYVQPSKQEGYCMSMVEAMAFGKPIVATNFLTAKEFIHTHGSDGLIADITSQSLYENVKRLLDDKKLRTSISEHYLKKTIDTSTEVEKFYAL; encoded by the coding sequence TTGAAAAAAGCTGTCTTTGTGGTCAAATCGTTGACCAACGGTGGAATCGAGCATTCATTGGTCAATTTGATCAATCATCTTGAACATTATGAAATCACTCTATTGTTATCTAAAAATGTTGCTCCTTTACTGCCATTAATTAAAAAGCCGATTAAAGTTAAGTATTTAACGGATAAAGGCAATGGAATCGATACTAGGATTTATTTGAAAGAAGCTTATAAAAGGAAACAATGGATGTCATTGTTAAATGCTAGTTGGAGAATCGGATTTTATCTCGTTTCAAAGGATATGATTCCCTTAAATAATTACTATTTGAAATCTTATCCCATGGAAGATGAAGAGTACGATATAGCAGTAGCTTATGATGGGGGATTGCGTGCTACGTCTTCTTACGTCATTCAAAAAATCAAAGCTAAAAAGAAAATCATGTGGGTGCATGAGGATTATTCAAAACTAGTCCAGGCTGAAAAACGGACAGGCGGAACAGTGTTTACACATTTTGATCAAATTTTTTGTGTTTCTAAAGGAGCAAAAGAAAAATTTGATGAATTATATCCTGAATTAATAGAGAAGACAAGCGTTTTTTATTCTATTTATAGTAAAAATGATTTCTATGCAAAAGCGGAAAATAAGCAAAGTCATTATGATTATCCAGGAATGAAAATTTTAACAGTCGCCCGTTTGGGTGAGGAAAAAGGACATGACTTGATTCCAGCAGTTATCTCCAGATTAAAAGCAGAAGGGTACAACTTTCACTGGTATCTTATCGGAGACGATGATGGAGTCAAAGCAAAATTAGAAAAAGAAATCAAAAGCCGAGAATTATCAGCTTATTTAACCTTGATGGGCGGGATGAAGAATCCCTTCCCTTATTATCGAGACTGTGATATTTATGTCCAGCCTTCAAAACAAGAAGGGTACTGCATGTCCATGGTCGAAGCAATGGCTTTTGGAAAACCAATTGTTGCGACTAATTTTTTAACAGCTAAAGAATTTATTCATACCCATGGATCTGATGGCTTAATTGCTGATATTACTAGTCAGTCTCTTTATGAGAATGTTAAAAGGTTATTGGATGATAAAAAATTACGGACAAGCATCAGTGAACACTATTTGAAAAAAACAATTGATACTTCAACTGAGGTTGAAAAATTTTACGCTCTCTAA
- a CDS encoding glycosyltransferase family 2 protein, with protein sequence MISIIVSIYNAENYLSKCLNDLRYQTYHKLEIILVNNGSTDASGEICERFSRADPRFKVIHKSNFGISAAYNAGLLIANGKYVSFVNALDRVDGMMFESLLSLSLKTGADMVICSYIEETHHHSSKPLKPYRIQEWSSSQAIQQEINRETMQGFMNNKLFMMDLFKESITLRFNPSIYFFEDLLLCIECMLKSKKIIYTSTSYYHSFKNRYPLKTSLSLMEWKTGLTALLTVIVLCESLEESNVTILKERYTALNLELLMQAYDQASRDQGVINELKHNLYRYKLTELKNKKLRMACLTARNNVRFSYCIWKRSNKKSLISIK encoded by the coding sequence ATGATATCCATTATTGTTTCAATTTATAATGCTGAAAATTATCTGTCTAAGTGTTTGAATGATTTAAGATACCAAACGTATCATAAATTGGAAATTATATTAGTGAATAATGGTTCAACAGATGCAAGTGGAGAAATATGTGAACGATTTTCCCGCGCGGACCCTCGATTCAAAGTCATTCATAAAAGTAATTTTGGGATATCTGCTGCTTACAATGCTGGTTTATTGATTGCCAACGGGAAATACGTTAGTTTTGTTAATGCATTAGATCGAGTAGATGGGATGATGTTTGAGAGCTTGCTTTCATTAAGTTTAAAGACAGGAGCAGATATGGTTATTTGCAGCTATATTGAAGAGACTCATCATCATTCAAGTAAGCCGCTTAAACCCTATCGTATTCAAGAATGGTCTTCTTCACAAGCTATTCAGCAAGAGATCAATCGGGAAACAATGCAAGGATTTATGAACAATAAATTGTTTATGATGGATTTATTTAAAGAATCTATTACGCTTCGGTTTAATCCATCTATTTATTTTTTTGAAGATTTGCTTTTGTGTATTGAATGTATGCTGAAAAGCAAAAAAATTATTTACACATCAACTTCGTACTACCATAGTTTCAAGAATCGTTACCCCTTGAAAACGTCCTTATCGCTTATGGAATGGAAAACAGGTTTAACGGCATTATTAACGGTGATTGTTTTATGCGAGTCTTTAGAAGAGAGTAATGTGACGATACTAAAGGAACGTTATACCGCCTTGAATTTAGAATTATTGATGCAAGCTTATGACCAAGCTTCTCGTGATCAGGGAGTCATTAATGAGCTCAAACATAATTTATACCGCTATAAATTAACAGAGTTAAAGAATAAAAAGTTGCGTATGGCTTGTTTAACTGCTCGTAATAATGTGAGATTCAGCTATTGTATATGGAAGCGGTCAAATAAAAAATCGTTAATAAGTATAAAATAG
- a CDS encoding glycosyltransferase: MKKVVFVIRSLTNAGTEQSLIKLINEIEDYEITVMLARPDKTLLPLINKKIHLIELYKQGLGLNMGLYLKRSLKKGKLLKGLWMFLQLYRYIILDQFERLNQQLVDSYDVCNEEYDVAIAYDGGSRNSLTPFVLEKIRAKKKVMWIHEDYSKVPSNEKAAGHRIFPRYDQTFCVSTAAKEKFNEIYPEMEGATDVFYSIFNSREILEKASESKNKFQYNGIKILTVGRLEEEKGQERLPAIVSRLKEEGYNFKWFLIGEGKLRKKLEAEIKELGIEEYLILLGKKNNPFPYYKYCDIYVQPSKQEGYCLSMAEASTFEKPLVATNFITAKEFIVHGIDGLIADNNSQSIYKNVKEILDNEALRLKFTENSQHKKIDTFSEMDKFYAL, encoded by the coding sequence ATGAAAAAAGTTGTTTTTGTCATTAGAAGTTTGACTAATGCCGGGACTGAACAATCGTTGATTAAGTTAATCAATGAAATTGAAGATTATGAAATTACAGTCATGTTAGCAAGACCGGATAAAACATTATTGCCATTAATTAATAAAAAAATTCATTTGATTGAATTATATAAACAAGGATTGGGTCTCAATATGGGACTGTATTTAAAAAGAAGCCTGAAAAAAGGAAAACTGTTAAAAGGATTATGGATGTTTTTGCAGTTATACCGTTACATTATTCTTGATCAGTTTGAACGATTAAATCAACAGTTGGTAGACAGTTATGATGTCTGCAATGAAGAATATGATGTAGCGATTGCATATGACGGCGGATCTCGAAATAGTTTAACTCCATTTGTTTTAGAAAAAATTAGAGCAAAGAAAAAAGTAATGTGGATCCATGAAGATTATTCTAAAGTACCCTCCAATGAAAAAGCTGCTGGACATCGGATTTTCCCTAGATACGATCAAACCTTTTGTGTTTCGACAGCAGCAAAAGAGAAGTTTAATGAAATTTATCCTGAGATGGAAGGAGCGACGGATGTTTTCTATTCCATTTTTAATAGCCGGGAAATCTTAGAAAAAGCTAGCGAATCAAAAAACAAGTTTCAGTACAATGGCATCAAAATATTGACAGTGGGACGCTTGGAAGAAGAAAAAGGTCAGGAACGACTACCCGCAATCGTCTCTCGTTTAAAAGAAGAGGGTTATAACTTTAAATGGTTTTTGATCGGAGAAGGTAAACTAAGAAAAAAATTAGAAGCAGAAATCAAAGAGTTGGGGATAGAAGAGTATTTGATTCTATTAGGTAAAAAAAACAACCCTTTTCCTTATTATAAATATTGTGATATTTATGTTCAGCCCTCTAAGCAAGAAGGCTATTGTCTTTCAATGGCGGAAGCTAGTACATTTGAGAAACCCTTAGTTGCCACAAATTTTATTACAGCTAAGGAATTTATTGTCCATGGAATTGATGGACTGATCGCTGATAATAACAGTCAGTCTATTTACAAAAATGTAAAAGAAATATTAGACAATGAAGCGTTAAGACTTAAGTTTACTGAAAACAGTCAACATAAAAAAATTGATACTTTTTCAGAAATGGATAAGTTCTACGCGTTATAA